The proteins below come from a single Rosa rugosa chromosome 2, drRosRugo1.1, whole genome shotgun sequence genomic window:
- the LOC133732751 gene encoding probable pre-mRNA-splicing factor ATP-dependent RNA helicase DEAH5 gives MAVSVKKLEYLSLISKVCSELETNLGQQYGDKALAEFITDMGRNSKNVDEFNAKLNEFGAEIPDYFVRNLLTIIHAVLAPNKNQSSSKEEKEDKPRDRSRESRGKNKDQEYNSGEPELYGVYKGRVSKVMDAGCFVELSCFRGKEGLVHVSQIAKRRIGNAKDVVKRDQQVYVKVVSISGQKLSLSMKDVDQKTGKDLLPLKKSSDYDATRSNPSMSKHGSVSRTSLSGIRTVEEDSFVQSRRPRKRMSSPERWEIKQLIASGVLSAKEYPMLYQDEEADGIMMKQLYKDEGPEEELEIELNEEAPAFLQGHNMYSVDMSPVKIFKNPEGSLSRAAALQSALIKERREMRDQQQRAVLDSIPKDLNRPWEDPMAQNGERHLAQELRGVGLSAYDMPEWKKDTYAKAMSFGKRSSLSIQEQRKSLPVYKLREELIKAVNENQVLIVIGETGSGKTTQLTQYLAEAGYTTKGRIGCTQPRRVAAMSVAKRVAEEVGCRLGEEVGYAIRFEDCTGPDTVIKYMTDGMLLREILMDENLSQYSVIMLDEAHERTIHTDVLFGLLKQLVKRRPDLRLIVTSATLDAEKFSGYFFNCMLFSIPGRTFPYKVNYVKEPESDYLDAALITVLQIHLEEPEGDILLFLTGQEEIDFACQILYERMKALGKNVPELIILPVYSALPSEMQSRIFDPAPPGKRKVVVATNIAEASLTIDGIFYVVDPGFAKQNVYNPKLGLDSLVITPISQASAKQRAGRAGRTGPGKCYRLYTESAFRNEMPPTTIPEIQRTNLGSTVLAMKAMGINDLLSFNFMDPPAPQALISAMEQLYSLGALDEEGFLTRLGRKMSEFPLDPPLSKMLLASVDLGCSDEILTIIAMIQTGNVFYRPREKQDRADQKRAKFFQPEGDHLTLLEVYKAWKRTNFSAPWCFDNFLQSRSLRRAQDVRKQLMSIMDKHKLDVVSAGNNYTKISKAITAGFFFHVAKKDPQEGYKTLVESQPVYIHPSSALFQKQPDWVIYNELVMTTKEYMREVTAIDPKWLVELAPRFFKAADPNKMTKRKRQQRIEPLYDRYNEPNSWRLSRRRG, from the coding sequence ATGGCCGTCAGTGTCAAGAAGCTAGAGTACCTTTCCTTGATTTCGAAAGTCTGTTCGGAACTCGAAACCAATCTAGGGCAGCAGTATGGGGACAAAGCCCTAGCTGAGTTCATAACCGATATGGGACGGAACTCCAAGAACGTGGACGAATTCAATGCCAAGTTGAATGAATTTGGCGCCGAAATCCCTGATTACTTTGTCCGTAATCTTCTCACTATTATTCACGCAGTTCTTGCTCCCAACAAGAACCAGAGCTCTtctaaagaagaaaaagaagacaagCCTAGAGATAGAAGTAGAGAAAGCAGAGGTAAGAATAAGGATCAAGAGTACAATTCCGGTGAGCCGGAGTTGTATGGAGTTTATAAGGGCAGGGTTTCGAAAGTGATGGATGCAGGTTGCTTTGTTGAGTTGAGTTGTTTTAGAGGGAAGGAGGGTTTGGTTCATGTTTCGCAGATTGCGAAGAGGCGAATTGGTAATGCTAAAGATGTGGTGAAGAGAGATCAGCAAGTTTATGTGAAGGTGGTTTCGATTTCGGGTCAGAAGTTGAGTCTTTCAATGAAGGATGTTGATCAGAAGACAGGGAAGGATTTACTTCCTTTGAAGAAGAGCTCAGATTATGATGCTACTAGGTCGAACCCGTCAATGTCAAAACATGGTTCTGTGAGTAGGACTAGTCTTTCTGGGATTAGGACTGTGGAGGAGGATAGTTTTGTCCAATCTCgtaggccaaggaagagaatgaGCTCCCCAGAGAGGTGGGAAATCAAACAGTTGATTGCTTCAGGTGTTTTGAGTGCTAAAGAGTATCCAATGCTTTATCAAGATGAGGAAGCGGATGGCATAATGATGAAGCAGCTGTATAAAGATGAGGGACCTGAGGAAGAGCTTGAAATCGAGCTCAATGAGGAAGCACCGGCCTTTTTGCAAGGGCACAATATGTATTCTGTGGATATGTCGCCGGTGAAGATCTTTAAGAATCCAGAAGGGTCACTGAGCCGTGCAGCTGCACTTCAATCTGCACTGATCAAGGAGCGCCGAGAAATGAGAGATCAGCAGCAAAGAGCAGTGCTGGATTCTATCCCGAAGGACCTGAATCGTCCGTGGGAAGATCCAATGGCACAGAATGGTGAGAGGCATCTTGCACAGGAACTTAGAGGTGTTGGTTTGTCAGCTTATGACATGCCTGAGTGGAAGAAGGATACTTATGCGAAAGCTATGAGTTTCGGGAAGAGGTCAAGCCTCTCGATTCAGGAGCAAAGGAAGAGCTTGCCTGTCTACAAGCTGAGGGAAGAACTGATTAAGGCAGTGAATGAGAATCAAGTGCTTATTGTCATTGGTGAGACTGGTTCTGGTAAGACAACTCAGCTAACACAGTATCTTGCAGAAGCAGGTTACACGACAAAGGGTAGGATTGGATGTACACAGCCTCGTAGGGTGGCGGCAATGTCAGTGGCGAAAAGGGTTGCTGAAGAGGTTGGTTGTCGGTTAGGGGAGGAAGTCGGTTATGCCATTCGTTTTGAGGATTGCACTGGACCAGATACTGTCATTAAGTACATGACAGATGGTATGCTTCTTAGGGAGATTTTGATGGATGAGAACCTTTCGCAATACTCTGTGATAATGCTCGATGAAGCTCATGAGAGGACAATCCACACGGACGTTCTTTTTGGATTACTTAAGCAACTTGTGAAGCGGAGACCAGACCTTCGTTTGATTGTTACCTCTGCTACTTTGGATGCAGAGAAGTTTTCAGGTTATTTCTTCAACTGCATGCTCTTCTCTATCCCTGGGAGAACTTTTCCATACAAGGTAAACTATGTCAAGGAGCCAGAAAGTGATTACCTTGATGCGGCTCTAATCACTGTTTTACAGATCCACTTGGAAGAACCTGAGGGTGACATCCTTCTCTTCTTGACTGGACAGGAAGAGATTGATTTTGCATGTCAGATTCTTTATGAGAGGATGAAAGCTCTTGGTAAAAATGTACCCGAGTTGATTATCCTACCAGTTTATAGTGCTCTTCCTAGTGAAATGCAGTCGAGGATATTTGATCCAGCCCCGCCGGGGAAGCGGAAAGTAGTTGTGGCTACTAACATTGCCGAGGCATCTCTGACAATTGATGGAATATTTTATGTCGTTGATCCTGGATTTGCAAAACAAAATGTTTATAACCCAAAGCTGGGGCTAGATTCACTGGTCATAACTCCGATTTCACAAGCATCAGCGAAGCAACGAGCTGGGCGTGCTGGGCGTACAGGCCCTGGGAAATGTTACCGTCTCTACACTGAGAGTGCATTCCGCAATGAGATGCCCCCTACTACAATTCCCGAAATCCAGAGGACAAATCTTGGGTCTACGGTGCTTGCAATGAAAGCAATGGGGATAAACGATCTCCTGTCTTTTAATTTTATGGATCCTCCTGCGCCGCAGGCACTCATTTCAGCAATGGAACAACTGTACAGCTTAGGAGCACTTGATGAAGAGGGTTTCCTAACCAGACTAGGAAGGAAAATGTCAGAGTTTCCTCTGGATCCACCCCTCTCGAAGATGCTACTCGCCAGTGTGGACCTCGGATGCAGTGATGAGATCCTGACCATCATAGCAATGATTCAGACAGGCAATGTCTTTTACAGGCCTAGGGAGAAACAAGACCGGGCAGATCAGAAGAGAGCAAAGTTTTTCCAGCCAGAAGGAGACCATCTTACTTTACTTGAAGTCTACAAGGCTTGGAAGAGAACCAACTTTTCAGCTCCATGGTGTTTCGACAACTTTCTTCAGTCTCGATCCTTGAGGCGCGCACAGGATGTGAGAAAACAGCTAATGAGCATCATGGATAAGCACAAGCTGGATGTTGTCAGTGCCGGAAACAATTACACAAAGATTAGCAAGGCAATCACGGCCGGCTTTTTCTTCCATGTTGCTAAAAAGGATCCACAGGAAGGTTATAAGACCCTAGTTGAGAGCCAGCCAGTGTACATCCATCCAAGCAGTGCTCTCTTCCAGAAGCAACCAGATTGGGTCATCTACAATGAGCTGGTTATGACTACAAAGGAGTACATGCGCGAGGTGACAGCCATTGATCCCAAATGGCTTGTGGAATTGGCACCAAGGTTCTTCAAAGCTGCAGATCCTAACAAGATGACCAAGCGCAAGCGTCAACAACGTATTGAACCATTGTATGACAGATACAATGAACCCAACTCTTGGCGTCTTAGTAGACGCCGTGGTTGA